In Puntigrus tetrazona isolate hp1 chromosome 15, ASM1883169v1, whole genome shotgun sequence, the DNA window CCCTGCCAAGACCGGTCCGCTGTGCAAGCCCACTCGAATCTGGGAtgcaaaactcaaaaaatcAATTCCAACTCTTTTCTAAATCCCCAAAACAGCAGCATGTCAATTGCAGGAAAGAAGGTACAGTCTGAGGTTATAGGCTGAAACACTGAACTCAAGGCTGAAGTATTACTTCAGATAACCCGCAATTTACCTGAATAGGGCCACCAGTCACAGGGTTAGTGACCTCTTTTGCTGCAATGGTCATGCCCAGGGCGAAGTTAGCCACACGCTCAGTGTGACTTGACATTGGGATGGGCACGCCACCGACAACCATGTAAGCATCTCCAATCGTCTCAACCTGCAGAACATGTGTTGCAACacttattaaaatcaaaatgtctTACATTTTGGAAGAATCCACAAGACTTATGCTCACTTTGTAAACATTGTGTACAGTGGTAAGACGGTCAAACTTGAGATACATGGAATTGAGCATGGAAACAATCTGGATGGGTTCGCACTCAGAGCAGATGTTGGTGAAGGTCACCACATCGCTGAAGAGGACGGTGCACTCTTCAAACTCacctaaagaaaaacaatgtaaaattaaGATGTGATCCTTGGTAAGGGaagaaaatattatgtaaatatgagTTATTCTTCCAAGATCTGTATGTATTTGGGTCTATTTGCTCACAGAAATGTGAGCTAATTAGTTATCACCTGTCTTCCTAAATTTTTTGGttacacttaattttaatagtccactaaattatacatttaaacagatttaaactgATTCCTGTGCCCAAAACCCCTGTGCTTTCTCTTCGGACTCTGTTGTCATGTAGCACtcacttttaaattaatgaagCTCTTTGAAAAAACTGATCAGAACCTACATCTGCTCCTCCCTTCCCTTTGCCTGgacccattacagtttgcaTACTCATCCAACAGGTCCACAGATGACACGATTAACCACACCCTACTCGTCTCTCTTTCCTACCTTGATCAGAGGAAAGGGAAGTACATGCAGATGCTGTTTGTAGATGCTTTTAACACCACTGTCTCTTCACAAAAAGCTTTAGAACCTGGGACTGAAGCCTCCTTCCACACTACATGCCCTCAGGTGCTTTATTCTCTTGACACCGCACGACCAAACACTGCTCCAACAAATCAGGGAAGAAGTGAACTTTGCCAACATCACAGTGGTCTCATCACTAATAATGACAAGAAGGCCTACTTAGAGGAAGTGAACATCTTAATCTCTTCCTCAATGGCATCAAAACTAAGGAGAATATCATCAATGATGGAGGTAACTACAGGAAGTTGAGGACAAGCAGTTCCTGATGGCCGATGTGGCTGCTGTCGAGAAGGTGACTACTTTTGAATACCTTGGGCAAAAAGGGTGCATCGGCACTTCTACCACTTATGACATCCAGATAAGTTTACTTTCTATACTGTGGCTGTGAAGAGTCCTCTCACAGATCaaatcactgcctggtttgtaGGTATCTAGCCCAAGACATTGCATGTTTGGATGCTTGTATTGTAATGCAGTTAATAGTTAAGGGAAGAAGGTGGGAATCGGCAGACATTTGTCAAAAATCATGGACCCCTCATGGgctaaactaaaatgttttacatcaAAAGGTCCAAtttcctgcaaagtttagctcctACATTGATCAGACTCACCTGCCTGTAACTTTCTAGTGACCCTGAAGACCCTGATTAGTTTgtttaggtgtgtttgattatgaTTGGTGTTAAACAGTGCAGGAAAGTTCACGTTAAGGGCGAGAGCTTTACACTATATAGTACAATTCTGTTGTCTCACAGAAAccatattttttgcattgtccATTCTCCTAACCACCCATCTTTCTCTTTGATTCACCTGCCTCCACTCTCTTGCCCTCTTTCAGCTGGTTGGCCACATGTTTGGGCAGCATGGCATACAGCAGATTCTCCGTCTTCTGCTTTTCCTCCTCGAGGTGTTTTGAGAGCTGATGCAGCTCTTCCTTTTTTCGTTCTAGCTGGTTGGAGAGCTCCATCTCCGCCAGCCGCTGCTGGTTGAGCAGGATCAGATCACGCGTAGCGTCGTgtggagcaatatcagaaagATGCATGCAGtgctcctccagctcctgcaaGCTGCGAAGTAATGGTGATGCTAGGTACAGCATGCAGCGCAACGAAGGCATCCATAACATTTGTCCTGGGAGAAGGAAGGAGAAATGGTTGATATTCCCTAAAGGTAGAAAAATGTGTGAGGTGGACACCATGAGATGGAAAGGACACTGATGATCAGAATTAACATACaaggcaaaaaaatatttattctagcTTTTAAATTGATTCAAATTTGGTCAGTGTGTCATCAATTCTCTATTGTGTGCCGGACAATGATATATGGATATATGCAATTTACGGCACttggccgctatccaccagcattaccaagcttgaaagaacaaggttaatttttttaacacctcagactgtgttcgtctgaaagaagaaactTACTCGTAGGACAGCTTggaggtgagtaaattatggggtcatttttatttgtgggtgaactatccctttaaggttaACCACATGCTAGTCTGTCATTGACAAGGAGGTAAAAAATGGCACCAAAAAGTTATTATAGTTacataatatagtatatatatatatagttacatttcctctattttacaaattaaaatcattccAAACAAGGCAGAAGTTGCATCTCACTACAATACACTGCAGTGTTTCGTCTTTAAATGAATCACAGTTTTTGGACGAATCAGGCgagtaaataattcatttatgaatgaatcagCTGGTTTGAATAAATCGATACAAACCATGGTACTATAACTGGCTTATTCTGATATGAAACTTATTTACTTAAAAGACTTGACGCCACCTACTGTCGGTTTTGATTTCATGTATAATAGCACTATTTCATGGTTCTTTTCAAAACTGTTCTATTAAAAACGCTCATCTcataatattattcattattcatataAGTTAAAACAATCAAGTATATGTGGGGTTGGTCTAACAATGTTATTCATAAGGCCGATGGTTCTTCTAGTGGTTGTTAAATCTGTTCCTGGAGCTCCCCCAACTGTctccctaatcaaacacacatgtTAGAGACctaaagacattaataatgtaCAGACTTATAGAGCAGCTACAGGAACAGGGTTGAGGACCACTGCTCTGTCCTAGGTCACTTCACAGATCATTTCAATGAATACACATAGGAAAGAACATAATAAAAAGGCGTAGGCCGAAGTAGTGAAATGCAGacttaataaaacatacataacatGCATGATTATCGTCACCCTTCTCTCACCTCTCAGCTCCAGCACGGGTCTCTCTCTCCAAGCCACAGGCATTCTGTCTCTCCGAGTCCGCAAAACGAAATGGCTGTTAATGAACTTGCGGATGCTGCAGATGTTGAAAGTCACCTGCGGATGCCGGATGTCGAAATACTGATCCAGCAGGCCACCCCTGCTCTGTAACCCGGCCACGACTCTCTGAATGCTCACCCCTGTCTGTCTGACGCGAAGCTGAACGCACGCATCGAGTGAAAGAAGAAAACGGCAAAGATGTGACACTGCTCCAATCATTCAGCGCTCAGCAATGCAGAAACTAGGTGAGAGAAGAGGTTAGTCCTCACTCGTAGCGAATGGCGTTTCAATACGCAATAAATGCAATGATTTCAGCTTGAGAAGAAACGGTGTGCTCAGTCATCACTTACTTCTTCATCAAACACAATGTGGAAAGGAAAGGCATTGCAAAACGTCTTCAGATCGATGCACAGATTCTCTGGATACACAGGCTCAAACGCACTTAAAGTTTCACCTGAGGTGGAAAGACAAATCTAAATAATCCTTAATACAAACACCCAGAATTACAACACTCAGGAACAAtctcatattaaaaatacatgatcTTGATAAGCCTTAggaacatatttatttcaaatgaagtACTCTTCAAATCCATCAATATATTGACACGCCACTTAACGACTGgaagtatttctttattttacattgctCACTTTTAATAATATGCCTAAATTGTCACTATTAATGAGGATTGTATGATCTCTGTCTTATAAATGCAAGTCATTTAAGCTGAACCTACAGTATAGCGCTAGTTCCACTTTAGCGCAATTAAATATACTTCAGTAGTACATAGACACTAAATTAATCGTCATAATTCAGCAGACTTACCAGTTTAATATGCCAAAAGTGCAActctattgtatttttattaagcgcaaattaatttgaagctgagtagcataaaataaatacatttttggatatTATTTTCACTAGTCAGACATCATCagacattaattaaaaagctatttaGCTGTACTTACTACAAATGGTGCTCAGTCGAGACTCAACTGTagatttcaaataatattatttgcctcataaaacaaatcattttaaaccaacTTTTTTTCTGACTGCGCCCCAGTCATTCTTTTCCAGATAATTAGATCTCTTCTGCAGGGACCTTTCGGGAAAAGTCCCGGTGAGAAAATGGTgtattatttactatataatgaataaaaaatgtgtacttTTACTGCACACTTTGTCTAGGATCACTGGGCTCTGGGTGATGAGGAAAACAATGTGCTCCTTTTTTCCCATCCTCTCGACTTCCTCGATCTGGTTCACAATCTCCATCTTTATCTTGCTGTTGAAGAAGTCTTTAGCAACAGCTCCGATGATGCCTACAGCATTAGAAATGCAGGAAATCTGATTACTTcctcattatttaatatatatatatatatatatatatatatatatatatatatatatatatatatatatatatattatgatatcaGTAATTGTTTACCAGGGACGATATGGCCAAGACCTCGTCGATCTGAGTAGTAGTGTAACAGCAAAGTGCCATCGTTGTTTTTTTCCACCCGGAATGATGGTGCATTCATttcctaaaataaaaccaaaatcaaCAGAGATCTACTACATTTTGCACATTGTCTGCGCATACACTCTAGATGCTTTGCAGTTCTTCCCACAAGATAATCGCAGggataaatatttataactgATTCTGAATGCACAAACGAATGACTACATGAATCACAAATTCACGAAAAGTAAGAATAGAGGTCTTATTTGGCACATCAAAAGTGCGCCGTTCAGTCAGGATTAACAAATACATTATGAAGCGGAGTCTTTGATCACAATTCTCCTCAAGATGTTTATGAGAATGCTAATGTCCTGCTCACTCCACCTTGtaggaaagagagagatagcCGTGCAGCGCGTCCAGATTCTCCATGAAATCGAACAGATTTCCTCCAAGCGTCCGCAGCATGTGATCATACCCGGCCCTTTTGCAGAactcaaaaaaatattctccaAACTGCCCCAGCACAGCACTTTGCTCCAGGCCTGAACGAACAAACAAAAGCGCGCGTCAGTAAAGACAACCGGTGCGCTGCTCTGAAAATCAAAGCGGAAATCGAGGCTTCACCGAGCATCTTGCAGGCCTCCGTCACTAACTGCATGGTGATGTTATCTGTGTACACTTCGTAGGTCATGAAAGTGTCTTGAACTCTTGCTGCATCCCTGTGAAAATCCCATCAAATCTGGATTTTTCTCCCCCCGTGATTTTCACAGACGTTAACAAATACTCTCGTAAATCTGTTCAAACTGATCAAACTCACCTCAGTCTGTCCCACGTTTCTTCACCAAATCGGTCAATCACTAGAGACTTCAGACATGTGTTGATGAATCCATACTGGATGTTACAGGTAAACacatttagatatatatatatatacacacacacacacacacaaacacagtataAGTGGATTTGAACTTAAAAAACCTATATTGTCTCAGCTGACAGGTCATATTCCAGCAATGGTAAACTGTAATGAATAtagactatttaaaaataaaaataaaaaatttttagtTGGGGTTTATATACGTATTATTATCAGAACATCATACATACAATTAAAAAGGATGCATTTTGCTTGCATTTACAGACTGGACTATgctttttcatataaataaatactaaagtAACACAACTCCTCCAGGTGCTGTTTTCTCTGTATCATTATTAAGCCTACGGATTGTGAAGGTAATCGGTGTATATTGTTGGGAAGTTTATTTAAGCTATTTACAGTACAGCTACAAACCAATATAAACGCAATGAAGCTCAATGGAGAGCACACAAAACATCAAGGTAAATAAAAACGCCTTACCATTTCTCTGTCAGCTGTTATCCTTGGGCACGTGAAAGGCAAAGTCAATAATTAGTGCATCCTTTAACAGTCCATTGGTAGTTATTGGCCATTCGCCTCGGTGGCCCCCGTGCTTAACTGAGGAAAACACACAAGCGCGAGACGTCCGCTGCAGCGCGCGCCGGGTGAACGAGAGCGCGTGACCCTGAGGGACTGGCCGAGCGCAGTCTGTTCGGAGCGCGTTTTTACATTAGGCTCATTAAAATGTCCCTTGCGGACTTTATTCTGGGCTTTATTCCGCACCGATCAGCAATCAAGTAAAGGGACATTTCTAACGCACGCATTGTTTAATATTCGTCTTTGTAACGTAATTCaattcatataaatgcatgcatagaAAGATGCTAAAAATGGCTAAACATGCGCTTTAATTTGATCtcttttaattagtaattatatTCATCTGATTCATTTGCATTAATAGTCATATATGTTTTGACTGAGTTGAGCAATAGTACGTTTTGGATAATCTCCAGGAGCTGATGGCCTGTCCGctgattttcatttatatttttagaatctTTTAAAGCAGCCTTTATGATGTTTGTTTAAAGAATGCATTCACAAAGGAGAGATGAATTGTTAGCACTAAAATAGTTAGCAAAATCCCACTTTGAAGtaaagaatttaaataattattttggcGCTTTAGCTGTTCTAGTCAGTTAAGAATGTTCTGTGAAAACTTTAAAATCTCTCAACGATACTACATTATTTCCTAAAGATCGAGATTTTGTCTCCTTTGTGCATCGCGTGTCACTGCAGTGTTTTCCTTTTGtcttgcaataaaataatagacTAACAGGCTATAAATTGGAGAATTATTCTTGATGAAgtgtaaatagttttattatgttCATGACCCCTCGAATATAATGTTTAgttaactgaaacaaacaggacTGCCTTCATACGTTTAAGAAACGGCTATAATTTCCCACAATTCATTGGGTTAATTTGGAGCACACGCTtgaaaatctttgtttttaatatcaaagaaaaccaaaatagaCTATTAAAGATATGATATAAACTAAAttgaaaaacaatttaatttttttttggattgtcaCGTGATGCGTGTCACTTTTCTCAGCGCAGGTATATCCGAACCATTGTTGGATTACACAAGATATTAATTCAGATGATAACGATTGCTGATGGGGTGAATTCCTTTAGTAgtataacataaataattacatgtgtACTAATCTCTAGAAATAAGACTAAATgttatttgattaattgaaCGCATAATTAACTTCAGCAGTCAAGCGCCTCCTTCAGGACGTTTATGGTAACAGATTGTTCGCTAATAACACTTACTTTATCAGCAACACGGTTATTTATCAAATTATACGTTTCTAATTCGTTTTCAAAGCTGAATATGTAATATAGTCTGCGGTATATGATTTAATCTCGCGAGAGTTTTCTCGTCGGTGAGACGAGAGTCTGCGAGATTTGCGCGTCCGCCATCTCTAGGAGCAAGAAAAGTAGCAGAACGCGAAGCGCCTGTCAACAAGTCCGAAGAGTGAGACTCATAAAGAAGGTCAAGCGGGGCTCAGCGCTGCCTCTTTATACCTGTTCCCCGTCTTTTGTCAGAGAAGACTTTCATGTGAAAGAAGACAACGGCGGGGAATAAGCCAGACATGTCAAATCTCAGCAAAGGGGGCACTAAAAAAGACACCAAGATGAGGATACGAGCCTTTCCCGTGAGTATGAGCGCTCCGAGCCGGCGACGCAGTCACTCGAGCTCCGGGGATCCGAGCAGACAGGCCTGTGTGAATAAATCCCTTCACACCGCCTCTGTGTTTACCAAATCCCACAAATAGTCAAATAACCATAAAGAGAGGAGCGTCAGTTTGGTCTGGGTTTACAAGCTCTTGCGTTGTTTTTATGTCAAGCTGATAACTAATGAAACAAGTTAGCGAGCCTGCTAGCTGGCTAACCTGTTCAACAGCAGCAAatgattacaaataaatgcgCAGTGGCCCAAATGCACTGGTTTTATTGCACACGTTCCCTTTAATCAACAGTAAATGTGTCActaatcaaaacatttgttcTAGTAAACGTTGTTTGTGGGAGGTCGGCTTGTCTATGACGACGTTTTGCGTCATACATGTACCGTTTTCGCATGTTTATGTCATGATCGTCGCAGATGTGCATAATGACGTGACACGTCTTTAAGTTACGAGTTCGGTAGCACTAATGCTGCAAGAGAGGTTTGGTGCAGATGCGTGCAGTTTCCGTGAAATCAACCGTAAAACCAAAATGCAGTTTCGCTTGTCAGCTGTACAATCATGACCCTCGGTGACCGCGACgtcagatgatgatgatgatgatgatgatgatggggtATTTGTGGAAAGAGGGACATCATGAGAAAATGATGAATCATTCCTGGCATCAGGCAGCTCTCATTCAGAATCACATCTGTTGATTTGTCCACGTTTGTTAGAGCTGCATGCTCACGTGATTTTACTGAAGTTTATGTTGGACTACCCAGAACAAATGGGaacaaagtgttttattaaGATACTCAAATATTGAAACGACTACTTTTTTATATGCCGTTGGCCAAGACTTCTGTGTTCAACTTGCTTTGGCCCAGTGGACTATGGATATGATAAACTAAGCCATAAAAAAAGAGCGTTGTGTGAATGCTGctgtatattttcttaaaacccAACTTTTTTGGGTGTCGTATTAACTATATGTGATCAAAATGGCACAGTTACCTTTTGTCTGCATTTTGacctgctgtgtttttgttttttagtttttgctgcCATTGGTCTGATATTTTATCTAACAGTCACATTCAAACTTTGGTTTCCAGCACGGCTTAGTGCAACGTCTGTTTTACGTTAGACTCATAATCTAACCAATCAAACCAGTTTGCAGTTCAAGCTCATGCTGAGCAGCAGTAACAGCCCGTTCATACCAAGAATGATAACTGTAATTATATCTATGACTATAACGCTTTAATAAGCACAGCATTGTTGTGCAAGAACTATGTTAGCCTCCACGTGAGAGCTTTGCATGTGCTGCTGATTCACTACCGGCGGGTTTATTGTTCATTAACACTAAAAAAAAGACGTGTTGTGTGGACAGTTATCGCCCTTGGAGTGAACGGccttaaagggatggttcacccaaaagtaaACGTTTATATTCATTTACTGATTCTcatatcatttcaaacctgtatgacttgaTTTGTGAACTGTAAAGGCATTTTTAGGACTTCTGGTGACCAACCTGCTGCTGCGTCAACATTCATAATTGGGTCACCAAATATCTGTCCTTGTGTGTGACAGAAGAATGAAAATCAATGGTGACAGgttaaattttttgggtgaactatccctttaaagggAATGGTAAAAGGCCAAACATACCTTTTCTCCTTTAATGGTTTCTTCTCTCTGCTTCAGATGACCATGGATGAGAAGTATGTCAACAACATCTGGGACCTCTTGAAGAATGCCATCCAGGAGATTCAGAGGAAGAACAACAG includes these proteins:
- the LOC122358868 gene encoding guanylate cyclase soluble subunit beta-2-like isoform X2; the protein is MYGFINTCLKSLVIDRFGEETWDRLRDAARVQDTFMTYEVYTDNITMQLVTEACKMLGLEQSAVLGQFGEYFFEFCKRAGYDHMLRTLGGNLFDFMENLDALHGYLSLSYKEMNAPSFRVEKNNDGTLLLHYYSDRRGLGHIVPGIIGAVAKDFFNSKIKMEIVNQIEEVERMGKKEHIVFLITQSPVILDKVCSKSETLSAFEPVYPENLCIDLKTFCNAFPFHIVFDEELRVRQTGVSIQRVVAGLQSRGGLLDQYFDIRHPQVTFNICSIRKFINSHFVLRTRRDRMPVAWRERPVLELRGQMLWMPSLRCMLYLASPLLRSLQELEEHCMHLSDIAPHDATRDLILLNQQRLAEMELSNQLERKKEELHQLSKHLEEEKQKTENLLYAMLPKHVANQLKEGKRVEAGEFEECTVLFSDVVTFTNICSECEPIQIVSMLNSMYLKFDRLTTVHNVYKVETIGDAYMVVGGVPIPMSSHTERVANFALGMTIAAKEVTNPVTGGPIQIRVGLHSGPVLAGVVGEKMPRYCLFGDTVNTASRMESHGLPDKIHLSPSVYHALRNKGYQMEERGEIEVKGKGRMCTYFLQRNLKVTESEIMGLLVPNVDSDRKMNHSTQASKLLHYRPALKATQRLQKGDSFPMVPMKYGDSPTESKPPTRFSEPQHSSATGKPRDSESYGSLYSEDESSELTKDGTPNTTAEKRSKHVHTGFCSLF
- the LOC122358868 gene encoding guanylate cyclase soluble subunit beta-2-like isoform X1, with the translated sequence MYGFINTCLKSLVIDRFGEETWDRLRDAARVQDTFMTYEVYTDNITMQLVTEACKMLGLEQSAVLGQFGEYFFEFCKRAGYDHMLRTLGGNLFDFMENLDALHGYLSLSYKEMNAPSFRVEKNNDGTLLLHYYSDRRGLGHIVPGIIGAVAKDFFNSKIKMEIVNQIEEVERMGKKEHIVFLITQSPVILDKVCSKSETLSAFEPVYPENLCIDLKTFCNAFPFHIVFDEELRVRQTGVSIQRVVAGLQSRGGLLDQYFDIRHPQVTFNICSIRKFINSHFVLRTRRDRMPVAWRERPVLELRGNINHFSFLLPGQMLWMPSLRCMLYLASPLLRSLQELEEHCMHLSDIAPHDATRDLILLNQQRLAEMELSNQLERKKEELHQLSKHLEEEKQKTENLLYAMLPKHVANQLKEGKRVEAGEFEECTVLFSDVVTFTNICSECEPIQIVSMLNSMYLKFDRLTTVHNVYKVETIGDAYMVVGGVPIPMSSHTERVANFALGMTIAAKEVTNPVTGGPIQIRVGLHSGPVLAGVVGEKMPRYCLFGDTVNTASRMESHGLPDKIHLSPSVYHALRNKGYQMEERGEIEVKGKGRMCTYFLQRNLKVTESEIMGLLVPNVDSDRKMNHSTQASKLLHYRPALKATQRLQKGDSFPMVPMKYGDSPTESKPPTRFSEPQHSSATGKPRDSESYGSLYSEDESSELTKDGTPNTTAEKRSKHVHTGFCSLF